One genomic window of Solanum dulcamara chromosome 12, daSolDulc1.2, whole genome shotgun sequence includes the following:
- the LOC129877704 gene encoding uncharacterized protein LOC129877704, with protein MANPRRTSFSPSGNQNHHQLPISTVNLNQGTQISSLMNSLKSFLKKPHAFPFLLSLFLFLTWVSLRFQRPSTSTPHREEWHAKIQSGSDQNANLVRFSASSSSITKDKRGWLLNPISLALDSDISGGAAVCASIHLGEIRSGGLRGNHRHHTCNETFVIWGAKTLFRVENDAVKKGYAEVIIGADEVVVAVSPLGTAHALVNVDPVRSTYFMGCQDSVINYNASTTDFNVWKDL; from the exons ATGGCAAATCCTAGAAGGACATCATTTTCTCCTTCCGGTAACCAGAACCACCACCAACTTCCAATCTCCACCGTGAATCTGAATCAGGGAACCCAAATATCAAGTTTGATGAACTCACTCAAATCATTCCTCAAGAAACCTCATGCTTTCCCTTTTCTCTTATCCCTATTCCTTTTTCTCACCTGGGTTTCCCTCAGATTCCAACGTCCCTCCACTTCTACACCTCACCGAGAAGAATGGCATGCAAAGATTCAATCTGGGTCCGATCAAAATGCTAATCTTGTCAGGTTCTCAGCTTCCTCTTCCTCTATTACCAAAGATAAACGTGGTTGGTTGCTCAATCCTATTTCCCTTGCCCTTGATTCAGACATTTCag GTGGGGCAGCAGTTTGTGCTTCAATTCATTTGGGTGAGATCAGATCTGGTGGTCTTAGAGGCAACCACAGACACCACACATGCAATGAGACATTTGTTATTTGGGGAGCTAAGACACTATTCCGG GTGGAAAATGATGCGGTAAAAAAAGGTTACGCGGAAGTAATAATTGGTGCAGATGAAGTTGTTGTTGCAGTCAGCCCCCTCGGAACTGCTCATGCTCTAGTAAATGTTGATCCGGTGCGAAGTACATACTTCATGGGGTGCCAGGATAGTGTAATCAACTACAATGCCTCAACAACTGATTTTAATGTATGGAAAGATCTATAG
- the LOC129877617 gene encoding ABSCISIC ACID-INSENSITIVE 5-like protein 2 has product MGSQGGEAKANALAREGSLYSLTLDEVRNQLGNCGKPLNSMNLDEFIKTVWTIEANQEVVGGNDYGAVQHGASQHRPSSITMSRDLSKKTVDEVWQDIQQGVKVDNVGKRSQERQLTLGEITLEDFLVKAGVIAESTQGKRISGLVLGVDSMSLTQQAQWPHYQIPAMQQVPEQQNVLPVFMPGHPIQQPLPVVANPITDATYPETQVAMSPAHIMGTLSDTQTAGRKRVAPDGVAENSVERRQKRMIKNRESAARSRARKQAYTHELENKVSWLEEENERLKRQKEIDSILPSVPPPEPKYQLRRTSSGPI; this is encoded by the exons ATGGGATCTCAGGGAGGTGAAGCAAAGGCAAATGCTTTGGCTAGGGAAGGATCACTCTACAGCCTCACTCTTGATGAAGTTCGGAATCAATTGGGGAATTGTGGGAAACCACTCAATAGCATGAATCTCGATGAGTTTATTAAAACTGTATGGACTATTGAGGCTAATCAAGAAGTGGTTGGGGGAAATGATTATGGGGCAGTGCAGCACGGGGCTTCTCAGCATCGTCCATCGAGCATTACAATGTCCAGGGATCTCAGCAAGAAGACTGTCGATGAGGTGTGGCAAGATATTCAGCAGGGGGTAAAAGTAGATAATGTTGGTAAGAGAAGCCAGGAGAGGCAACTTACTTTAGGTGAGATAACTCTGGAGGATTTCTTGGTTAAGGCTGGAGTGATTGCAGAGTCGACCCAAGGCAAGAGAATTTCGGGTTTAGTATTAGGGGTTGATTCAATGTCATTGACACAGCAAGCTCAGTGGCCACACTATCAAATCCCCGCAATGCAGCAGGTACCAGAACAGCAGAATGTACTACCAGTCTTTATGCCAGGCCATCCAATTCAACAGCCTTTACCTGTTGTTGCTAACCCAATTACGGATGCAACTTATCCTGAAACTCAGGTGGCAATGTCTCCAGCACATATAATGGGAACATTATCAGACACACAAACAGCTGGAAGAAAGCGAGTAGCTCCAGATGGTGTGGCTGAAAATAGTGTAGAAAGGAGGCAGAAGAGGATGATTAAAAATAGGGAATCCGCAGCTCGGTCACGAGCAAGAAAGCAG GCTTACACCCATGAACTAGAGAACAAGGTTTCATGGCTTGAAGAGGAGAATGAAAGACTTAAGAGACAGAAG GAGATCGATAGTATTTTACCAAGTGTTCCACCTCCAGAGCCTAAGTATCAGCTCCGCAGAACAAGTTCAGGTCCTATCTGA
- the LOC129877758 gene encoding protein ZINC INDUCED FACILITATOR 1-like produces the protein MKKQLLKKYEDDEEEDCPGCKVEQLKRSNTGVPVKPVLFISVVTLCASLPISSLFPFLYFMVHDFHIAEREEDISYYAGYLGSSFMLGRALTSILWGIIADRYGRKPVVVIGTITVVIFNALFGLSTNYWMAIVTRFLIGSLCGIIGTMRAYASEICRKEYHALGISAVSTSWGIGLVIGPAIGGYLAQPAEKYPSIFSKESFFGRFPYFLPCLLISVFALAATVMSFWLPETLHKHKKIKKDKNSFQDVVEGTPDESNGLNVSQNMNHSEREASSSKKSLLKNWPLMSSIIVYCVFQLHDIAYLEIFSLWAVSPRTLGGLSFTTSDVGQVLAITGLGLLLFQLLVYPLMERITGPVMISRIGAVLSIPLLASYPYIALLTGFGLSIMLNCASMLKNILSVSITTGLLIMQNRAVSQEQRGAANGISMSSMSLFKTIGPAAGGSLLSWSQRRQDANILPGDQLVFFVLNVIELLGLLLTLRPFLKEPEDIDIQKSKHDSLDQENGMQERLVLTELP, from the exons ATGAAGAAGCAGTTGTTGAAGAAATACGAAGACGACGAAGAAGAAGATTGTCCAGGTTGCAAAGTTGAGCAGTTAAAACGATCAAACACTGGCGTCCCCGTTAAACCTGTTCTCTTCATCTCTGTCGTCACTTTATGCGCAT CTTTGCCGATATCATCTCTCTTCCCTTTCCTCTATTTTATG GTACACGATTTTCACATTGCAGAAAGGGAGGAAGATATTAGTTATTATGCCGGATATTTAG GTTCTTCTTTCATGTTGGGAAGAGCTTTGACTTCTATACTTTGGGGAATAATTGCTGATCGTTATGGTCGAAAGCCAGTTGTTGTGATTGGAACAATTACAGT GGTTATATTCAATGCTCTCTTTGGCCTTAGTACCAATTATTGGATGGCTATAGTTACAAGGTTCCTTATAGGCAGTTTGTGCGGAATAATTGGCACAATGCGG GCTTATGCTTCTGAAATTTGCCGAAAAGAGTACCATGCTTTGGGGATATCTGCT GTAAGCACATCATGGGGGATAGGCTTGGTGATTGGTCCTGCTATCGGAGGTTATCTTGCACAG CCTGCAGAAAAATATCCCAGCATATTTTCCAAAGAATCCTTTTTTGGGAG ATTCCCATATTTTTTACCTTGTCTTTTGATATCAGTCTTTGCATTAGCTGCAACAGTAATGTCCTTTTGGCTTCCG GAGACACTTCACaagcataaaaaaataaagaaagataaaaatagcTTTCAAGATGTTGTTGAAGGAACTCCAGATGAATCAAATGGTTTAAATGTGTCTCAGAACATGAACCATTCTGAACGCGAAGCCTCGAGTTCAAAAAAAAGCCTTCTGAAGAATTGGCCCTTAATGTCTTCTATTATTGTCTACTGTGTATTCCAGCTCCACGATATAGCCTATTTGGag ATATTTTCACTTTGGGCAGTTAGTCCAAGGACCCTTGGGGGTTTAAGCTTCACAACTTCTGATGTTGGACAAGTTCTTGCCATCACAG GCCTTGGTTTGCTACTCTTTCAGCTGCTTGTTTATCCACTGATGGAAAGGATTACTGGGCCTGTCATGATTTCTCGGATTGGTGCA GTTTTAAGCATACCATTGTTGGCAAGCTACCCATATATAGCTTTACTAACTGGTTTTGGCCTCTCCATAATGCTCAACTGTGCATCTATGTTAAAAAATATTCTCTCG GTATCAATTACAACTGGCTTACTAATCATGCAGAATAGAGCTGTG TCCCAGGAGCAAAGAGGAGCTGCCAATGGCATTTCAATGTCCTCAATGTCTCTTTTCAAGACAATTGGCCCAGCAGCCGGGGGCTCATT ATTGTCTTGGTCACAACGGCGTCAAGATGCGAATATTCTGCCAG GTGATCAGTTGGTTTTCTTTGTTCTCAACGTCATTGAGTTGCTCGGCCTACTTCTGACCCTCAGACCCTTTCTGAAAGAACCTGAAGACATcgatattcaaaaatcaaaacaCGACTCTTTGGATCAAGAAAATGGAATGCAAGAGAGGCTCGTGTTAACGGAATTACCCTGA